One Antiquaquibacter oligotrophicus genomic region harbors:
- a CDS encoding NYN domain-containing protein encodes MAEQLDPRVAVYIDFDNIVISQYDHIHGRGSFSKDKARNGAGKAAEKLQQATVDIGEVLDFASSFGAVAISRAYADWAAPANTRYQKQLIDRAVDLVQLFNTAGTKNGADIRLAIDVVEDLFRLEDISHVVIVAGDSDYIPLAQRVRRMGRVVVGVGVTGSTSAAFKSACDEFSFYEDLVEDPAPPVDVPVEKAVAAAPIADAPQPEVAKAPTRRRASAPVTTAAPPPDPQHAAAELLVRALRVAQRADTVDGWVNASSAKQQMKRLDAGFGEKKLGFKSFTDFVRSVDAVETKEDGSLRFVRLK; translated from the coding sequence ATGGCAGAGCAGCTCGACCCGCGCGTCGCGGTCTACATCGACTTCGACAACATCGTGATCTCGCAGTACGACCACATCCACGGTCGCGGGAGTTTCTCCAAGGACAAAGCTCGCAACGGTGCGGGCAAGGCGGCGGAAAAGCTCCAGCAGGCCACGGTGGACATCGGCGAGGTTCTCGACTTCGCATCGTCGTTCGGGGCGGTGGCCATCAGTCGCGCCTACGCGGACTGGGCCGCCCCCGCCAATACGCGGTACCAGAAGCAACTCATCGATCGCGCGGTCGACCTTGTGCAGTTGTTCAACACTGCGGGAACGAAGAATGGCGCCGACATCCGACTGGCAATCGACGTCGTCGAGGATCTGTTCCGCCTCGAGGACATCAGTCACGTGGTGATCGTCGCGGGCGATAGCGACTACATCCCGCTCGCCCAGCGGGTTCGACGCATGGGCCGCGTTGTTGTTGGCGTGGGGGTCACGGGCTCAACGAGCGCCGCCTTCAAGAGCGCGTGCGATGAGTTCTCCTTTTACGAGGATCTCGTGGAGGACCCTGCGCCGCCGGTCGATGTGCCCGTCGAGAAGGCCGTGGCGGCTGCGCCCATCGCGGATGCGCCGCAACCCGAGGTGGCGAAGGCACCAACCCGTCGTCGAGCGAGCGCCCCCGTCACCACGGCAGCTCCCCCGCCCGACCCGCAGCATGCCGCTGCCGAGTTGCTGGTTCGCGCTCTGCGTGTCGCTCAGCGTGCCGACACGGTCGACGGATGGGTGAACGCGTCATCGGCGAAACAGCAGATGAAGCGTCTCGATGCGGGGTTCGGAGAGAAGAAGTTGGGGTTCAAGTCCTTCACCGACTTCGTGCGCTCGGTTGATGCCGTCGAGACCAAAGAGGACGGCTCGCTGCGTTTTGTCCGCCTCAAGTGA
- a CDS encoding NAD(P)/FAD-dependent oxidoreductase yields the protein MTDKWDAIIIGGGAAGLSAALMLSRARRSVLVIDAGKPRNGVAPHMHGVLGHDGTSAVDLLARGRRDIEGYGGVVLSGDVTDLSPESSGGFRVTSTAGIHRAPHVMVATGLADELPAISGLAELWGTGVVVCPYCDGWEKRDQRIGVIATTPAQHQVQLLRQWSSDVTYFSRGIPLDDVALRALDARGITRVDADIERVHSQDSGAITIDLVDGGSVEVDIVFTAPAGAPRDGFLRALGAAVSAQAPFGGAEFVAVDDMGRTSVPGLWAAGNSVNPAANVPLSMGTGSKVGAAINAELVERDVAAALASAEGVPDLPQ from the coding sequence ATGACAGACAAGTGGGACGCCATCATCATCGGAGGCGGAGCCGCGGGGCTCAGCGCCGCCCTCATGCTCTCCCGAGCGCGCCGGTCGGTACTGGTGATCGATGCTGGCAAACCTCGCAACGGCGTTGCACCTCACATGCACGGCGTACTGGGGCACGACGGCACATCGGCCGTCGACCTGCTCGCTCGGGGACGTCGTGACATCGAGGGCTACGGCGGCGTCGTACTGAGTGGTGACGTCACCGACCTCTCCCCCGAGTCTTCGGGCGGCTTCCGGGTTACCTCGACAGCGGGCATCCACCGCGCACCGCACGTCATGGTGGCAACCGGCCTCGCCGACGAGCTGCCCGCCATCTCCGGGCTCGCGGAACTCTGGGGAACCGGTGTCGTCGTGTGTCCGTACTGTGACGGCTGGGAGAAGCGCGACCAGCGCATCGGTGTGATCGCCACTACACCGGCGCAGCACCAGGTTCAGTTACTGAGGCAGTGGTCATCGGATGTCACCTACTTCAGCCGCGGCATCCCCCTCGATGACGTCGCGCTGCGGGCCCTCGACGCACGAGGTATTACGCGAGTCGATGCGGACATCGAGCGTGTGCACTCGCAGGATTCCGGTGCCATCACGATCGACCTCGTCGATGGAGGCTCGGTGGAGGTGGACATCGTGTTCACCGCTCCTGCTGGCGCCCCTCGCGACGGGTTCCTCCGAGCGCTGGGAGCGGCGGTGAGCGCTCAGGCCCCCTTCGGTGGGGCCGAGTTCGTCGCGGTCGACGATATGGGTCGCACGAGTGTTCCCGGCCTGTGGGCCGCAGGAAACTCCGTGAACCCGGCTGCGAACGTGCCCCTCTCCATGGGTACGGGCAGCAAGGTGGGGGCCGCGATCAACGCGGAACTCGTCGAGCGCGACGTCGCGGCAGCCTTGGCGAGCGCGGAGGGCGTGCCAGACTTGCCCCAGTGA
- a CDS encoding helix-turn-helix domain-containing protein: MWEEKLSAVGPRLRELRSMAGLTLAEASAATSISVSTISRLESGHRGPTLELLLPLAELYGVALDQLVQPADARDPRVVQKPFQRGDSTIVPLSRAGAKLQAYKQVLHPRGGQPVPEQRVHEGFDWFYVLSGRVRLLLGPHDMELGVGEVAEFDTRVPHAFFNPGTEPAEILTIYGKHGERLHVRASTTSSAR; encoded by the coding sequence ATGTGGGAGGAGAAGCTTTCCGCCGTCGGACCGCGACTGAGGGAGTTGCGCTCGATGGCAGGGCTCACGCTCGCCGAGGCGTCTGCCGCGACATCCATCTCGGTCTCGACGATCTCCCGACTCGAGTCCGGTCATCGCGGCCCCACCCTCGAGCTCTTGCTGCCTCTCGCCGAGCTCTACGGGGTCGCCCTCGACCAACTCGTGCAGCCGGCGGATGCCCGTGACCCGCGTGTTGTGCAGAAGCCCTTCCAGCGCGGCGACTCCACCATCGTTCCGCTGTCGCGCGCCGGAGCGAAGCTCCAGGCATACAAGCAGGTGCTGCACCCTCGCGGTGGGCAGCCCGTACCCGAGCAGCGCGTACACGAGGGATTCGACTGGTTCTACGTTCTCAGCGGACGGGTGCGGCTGCTCCTCGGACCCCACGATATGGAACTGGGTGTGGGTGAGGTCGCCGAATTCGACACTCGGGTGCCGCACGCGTTCTTCAACCCGGGCACCGAACCGGCGGAGATCCTGACCATCTACGGCAAACACGGAGAGCGCCTGCACGTGCGCGCGAGTACGACGTCCAGCGCGCGTTGA
- a CDS encoding alpha/beta hydrolase has protein sequence MPGERRWIAYKRHWIPVVALGLGLAATAWWLLSPWPAALLIRAIFDQNAQKTVEEMTPFVPVTGVDARRDIAYGTGPDATFDLFRPSGASEPLPTVIWIHGGAWISGTKENVDPYVQIIASHGYTTVSLDYPYGPEHLYPRGLEDLNDALTHLVENADEYGIDPERLVIAGDSAGANLTSQLAVLTTNPQYADLLGMDPALGAEQLRGVVLNCGIYDVSGIPNAPGIGGWGFRIALWAYLGERDWSRTAGGQEMSTLDYVTEDFPTTWISGGNGDPLTDTQSKPLADKLGALGVDVETVFYPADHEPELPHEYQFHLDYADAQSALTSTLEYLDRVLRD, from the coding sequence ATGCCGGGGGAGCGTCGCTGGATCGCGTACAAGAGACACTGGATTCCCGTTGTCGCTCTGGGCCTGGGGCTCGCGGCGACCGCGTGGTGGTTGCTCAGCCCGTGGCCGGCGGCGCTTCTCATCCGAGCGATCTTCGATCAGAACGCTCAGAAGACGGTCGAAGAGATGACACCCTTCGTGCCCGTCACCGGAGTGGACGCTCGACGTGACATCGCCTACGGCACGGGGCCGGACGCAACCTTCGACCTCTTCCGCCCGAGCGGTGCGAGCGAGCCATTGCCCACGGTCATCTGGATTCACGGCGGTGCCTGGATTTCGGGCACCAAAGAGAACGTCGATCCCTACGTTCAGATCATCGCCTCGCACGGCTACACAACGGTCAGCCTCGACTACCCCTACGGGCCAGAGCACCTCTACCCGCGCGGGCTCGAAGACCTCAACGATGCGCTCACCCATCTCGTCGAGAACGCCGACGAGTACGGCATCGACCCCGAGCGTCTCGTCATCGCGGGTGACTCTGCCGGTGCCAATCTGACGAGCCAGCTTGCGGTGCTCACAACCAATCCCCAGTACGCGGACCTGTTGGGCATGGATCCGGCGTTGGGCGCCGAGCAGCTTCGCGGTGTTGTGCTCAACTGCGGCATCTACGACGTCAGTGGCATCCCCAATGCCCCTGGGATCGGTGGCTGGGGGTTCCGTATTGCACTCTGGGCCTACCTCGGAGAACGCGACTGGTCGAGAACGGCCGGGGGTCAGGAAATGTCGACCCTCGACTACGTGACGGAGGACTTCCCGACGACCTGGATCTCGGGCGGCAACGGCGACCCGCTCACCGACACCCAGTCCAAGCCCCTCGCCGACAAACTCGGTGCCCTCGGGGTCGACGTCGAGACGGTGTTCTACCCCGCGGATCACGAGCCGGAACTGCCGCACGAGTACCAGTTCCACCTCGACTATGCGGATGCCCAGTCCGCGCTCACCTCGACACTCGAGTACCTCGATCGCGTCCTTCGCGACTAA
- a CDS encoding zinc-ribbon domain-containing protein, whose translation MPEPIDSWWQRRQRSKGVDVPYAVGSYRTDWERYPVLIRQYHPDLNGGLALTQVPPAADVWLLWQCEVGHLFIATPWEQRQRPGTSRRRSTWCPECATGAAPKPIRQEPRVVTRAPAPARPQKRLCRHSEAPRHREGDAFASVCAPARASAVEGDLHQRLADRLEFTGGMTAVRTRHPFFDHLEVWPDIVLPELKVAIEYDSTGRDGLEHVGRREHVDLRKDRAARAVGWEVIRIRSAKLQPLGPHDVQASTVSERLISRIIDELRVIRGDLIVDCYLR comes from the coding sequence GTGCCAGAACCGATCGACTCGTGGTGGCAGCGTCGTCAGCGCTCCAAAGGAGTCGACGTGCCCTACGCGGTGGGCAGTTACCGAACGGACTGGGAGCGATATCCCGTTCTCATTCGCCAGTACCACCCCGACCTCAACGGCGGACTCGCCCTGACCCAGGTTCCGCCCGCGGCCGACGTCTGGTTGCTCTGGCAGTGCGAGGTTGGCCACCTCTTCATTGCCACACCCTGGGAACAACGCCAGCGCCCCGGCACGTCGAGGCGGCGCTCGACCTGGTGTCCGGAGTGCGCGACGGGAGCCGCCCCGAAGCCGATCCGGCAAGAGCCCCGCGTTGTCACGCGGGCCCCGGCGCCCGCGCGCCCGCAGAAACGGCTGTGTCGGCACTCGGAGGCGCCGCGTCATCGGGAGGGCGATGCCTTTGCGAGCGTGTGTGCGCCGGCACGAGCATCCGCGGTCGAGGGTGACCTTCACCAGCGCCTCGCCGACCGGCTTGAGTTCACGGGAGGGATGACGGCCGTGCGCACGCGGCATCCGTTTTTTGATCATCTCGAGGTGTGGCCCGACATCGTCCTGCCCGAGCTGAAGGTGGCAATCGAGTACGACTCGACGGGTCGTGACGGGCTCGAGCACGTGGGCCGCCGCGAACACGTCGACCTGCGCAAGGATCGAGCGGCACGAGCAGTCGGGTGGGAGGTCATCCGTATTCGTTCGGCGAAACTCCAACCCCTCGGCCCACACGATGTGCAGGCCTCGACGGTGAGTGAACGCCTGATCTCGCGCATCATCGACGAGTTGCGTGTGATCC